The Pristiophorus japonicus isolate sPriJap1 unplaced genomic scaffold, sPriJap1.hap1 HAP1_SCAFFOLD_433, whole genome shotgun sequence genome includes a region encoding these proteins:
- the LOC139251721 gene encoding interferon-induced protein 44-like, whose protein sequence is MGDGYSKQNAIHSPNVDGRALRSLRNYLLDYNPPRGHMDHINILLFGMCEAGKSATINTILSALDQERRTINCVTTGINPDSLTLKLEFYSSNSLRFWDSSGWNTPKDAAQKKKLLTMILEGRVPAQTNLKEFNPDLDDGQYPVIPENKIHGVAFIFNINILDNTPMHLIEHFQELQTIVAQKNVYRIVIGTNIDHLGVPEKYYHLIYNYKQLQKKFQKLSAETGMEERTMFAVANEWKGDTIDQTRCVLILYALENMVRNIDKYIKVTQ, encoded by the exons ATGGGAGACG GTTATTCGAAGCAGAACGCCATTCACTCTCCAAATGTCGACGGACG TGCCCTGAGATCTCTGAGGAACTACCTCTTAGACTACAACCCTCCCAGAGGCCACATGGACCATATAAACATCTTGCTCTTCGGCATGTGTGAGGCTGGTAAATCAGCCACCATTAATACAATCCTCTCAGCTCTGGATCAAGAAAGAAGAACAATAAATTGTGTCACAACTGGGATTAATCCCGATTCACTCACACTCAAG CTCGAATTCTACAGTTCAAACTCATTAAGGTTTTGGGATTCGTCTGGTTGGAATACGCCGAAGGATGCAGCTCAGAAAAAGAAATTGTTAACGATGATCTTGGAAGGAAGGGTGCCAGCACAAACCAAC ttgaaggaattcaaTCCTGATTTGGACGATGGTCAGTATCCAGTCATTCCAGAAAACAAAATTCATGGAGTCGCATTCATTTTTAACATCAACATCCTGGACAACACTCCGATGCATTTGATTGAGCACTTTCAGGAACTACAAACCATTGTGGCACAGAAAA ATGTTTACAGGATTGTGATTGGGACCAACATTGACCATTTAGGAGTACCAGAGAAATATTATCATCTCATTTATAATTACAAGCAACTACAGAAGAAG TTTCAAAAGCTGTCAGCTGAAACTGGGATGGAAGAGCGCACCATGTTTGCCGTTGCGAATGAGTGGAAAGGCGACACGATAGATCAGACCAGATGTGTGCTCATTTTGTATGCACTGGAAAATATGGTCAGAAACATAGACAAATACATCAAAGTGACACAGTAA